In Bacillota bacterium, one genomic interval encodes:
- the rimM gene encoding 16S rRNA processing protein RimM — protein MESRLICIAEILGVHGLKGDLKVRSHSDHPDRFANLPGANLFWRGRGVEKEITVLSVRPFGRFFILALQGVDSREQAEAFLGGDILVKESEILPLPSGSFYVYQLIGLTVNDEKGSFLGTVKEVLHLGSNDVYVVKTPSGDLLLPALKSVVHHIDLETKEMQVTLPLGLVDEK, from the coding sequence ATGGAATCTCGACTCATTTGTATTGCGGAGATTCTCGGAGTACATGGACTGAAGGGCGACCTTAAAGTCCGGTCCCATTCGGATCACCCCGACAGATTTGCGAACTTGCCGGGGGCGAATTTGTTTTGGCGTGGCAGAGGGGTAGAGAAAGAAATTACCGTTCTCTCCGTCCGGCCTTTCGGGCGCTTCTTTATCCTCGCCTTACAGGGAGTCGACTCGCGTGAGCAAGCAGAAGCTTTTCTTGGCGGGGATATCCTCGTCAAAGAAAGCGAAATCCTGCCTTTGCCATCTGGGAGCTTCTATGTCTACCAGCTGATTGGGCTTACAGTTAACGACGAAAAAGGCAGTTTTCTCGGCACGGTAAAAGAGGTACTTCACCTTGGTAGCAATGATGTCTATGTCGTTAAGACCCCTAGTGGTGACCTTCTTCTACCCGCTTTAAAAAGCGTAGTCCACCATATCGACCTAGAAACGAAGGAAATGCAGGTCACACTGCCTCTCGGGTTGGTGGACGAAAAGTGA
- a CDS encoding KH domain-containing protein translates to MRDLVLFIAKHLVEHKDQVEVTMEQSAEGLIFRLTVAPEDVGKVIGKQGRIAKAFRTVLKAANSGDEKVFLEIG, encoded by the coding sequence TTGCGAGATCTCGTTCTGTTTATCGCCAAGCATTTGGTCGAGCATAAAGACCAAGTCGAAGTGACTATGGAGCAAAGCGCGGAGGGGCTAATCTTTCGCCTGACAGTAGCACCGGAAGACGTGGGCAAAGTTATCGGCAAGCAGGGGCGCATCGCCAAAGCCTTCCGCACCGTGCTTAAGGCCGCCAATAGCGGCGACGAGAAAGTGTTTTTGGAGATCGGCTAA
- a CDS encoding methyl-accepting chemotaxis protein has product MLKTLRAKLVFVMILVCTLPLVGFGVATVLRNVYTMDEAAQAILAGKHEGLINTLRVRHDALLSHATKLAMSPTLLTGNNTAIFDLLTRTRADLANVASITLTDAQGVSNLNTANAVLDLSAQEHVQGALRGVPSSAIRKSAIDGSLVWVFAAPVRNQRNAIVGAVTIATPLATDPYLPLSHFEHTGERYLVNREGLFVTASRFVEQAPLALQASAPALERFAPGAEGKFFGRYINYQGLDVFGKMELVPGPNLVVVAEVGVREIRADAMSVVWFMAIAFPFLIAAASIGAWVYASRLTSRLVPVVKGVQAVAGGDLTYAYTAGNDTDELGDLSRAFAQMIGDLRTMISGAQAASFALADKSGLISGSIKEVAAGNDSQAGITQEISRTLEQLAAATEEIAANAQSATAASSNARTAAAEGTARVGNSINSLKTVQESVLALSTVSKQIGGIVSAIDDISDQTNLLALNAAIEAARAGEHGRGFAVVADAVRSLAEQSRQSTKEITKLIASIQGQIDGAVTISTQGAAGAKSAQEALENIVAQINNIALMVEGISAAGEEQAAAANEVSASMENLGAITEEVAASSQESATAGQQLGELAKSLYTAASKFRT; this is encoded by the coding sequence ATGCTAAAGACACTACGGGCAAAGCTTGTTTTCGTCATGATACTGGTATGCACACTGCCTCTTGTGGGCTTTGGGGTGGCTACTGTACTGCGCAATGTCTACACCATGGACGAAGCGGCGCAGGCAATTCTCGCGGGGAAGCACGAGGGTTTGATAAATACTTTGAGAGTAAGGCATGACGCACTGCTTTCTCATGCTACTAAGTTGGCCATGTCGCCTACGCTTCTCACGGGAAACAATACCGCTATATTCGACTTACTGACCCGCACGCGGGCAGACTTGGCCAATGTGGCCTCGATTACCCTGACCGATGCGCAGGGCGTGTCTAACCTGAACACGGCTAACGCCGTGCTTGACCTCTCAGCCCAGGAGCATGTACAGGGTGCCCTCAGGGGGGTGCCCTCGAGTGCCATTCGCAAATCTGCTATTGATGGCTCGTTAGTCTGGGTTTTTGCCGCGCCGGTGCGCAACCAAAGGAATGCCATCGTCGGAGCAGTAACCATTGCCACCCCGCTGGCCACTGATCCCTACCTGCCCCTGAGCCATTTTGAACATACCGGCGAGCGCTACCTCGTCAATCGCGAGGGTTTGTTTGTCACTGCCAGCCGCTTTGTAGAACAGGCTCCTCTAGCCTTGCAGGCCTCCGCCCCAGCGCTAGAACGCTTTGCGCCAGGAGCCGAGGGCAAGTTCTTTGGCCGTTACATAAACTACCAGGGACTAGATGTCTTTGGTAAAATGGAGTTGGTGCCAGGGCCAAACCTAGTGGTGGTGGCCGAGGTTGGCGTAAGGGAGATACGCGCCGACGCCATGTCAGTAGTTTGGTTTATGGCGATTGCCTTCCCGTTTCTCATTGCTGCTGCTAGCATCGGGGCCTGGGTTTATGCTTCGCGTCTCACTTCGCGCCTAGTACCCGTCGTCAAGGGAGTGCAGGCCGTGGCTGGCGGTGACCTGACTTATGCCTACACAGCCGGTAATGATACAGACGAACTAGGCGATCTCTCGCGCGCTTTCGCCCAGATGATTGGCGACCTGCGCACCATGATTTCAGGAGCACAGGCTGCTTCCTTTGCCTTGGCAGACAAATCGGGCCTTATTAGCGGCAGCATTAAAGAAGTCGCCGCTGGTAACGACAGCCAAGCAGGAATTACCCAAGAAATCTCGCGCACGCTCGAGCAATTGGCCGCCGCTACCGAGGAAATTGCCGCTAATGCCCAGAGCGCCACGGCTGCCAGCTCTAATGCTCGCACCGCTGCCGCCGAGGGAACCGCCAGGGTAGGTAACTCCATAAATTCCTTAAAGACGGTGCAAGAAAGCGTCTTAGCGCTTTCTACTGTTTCCAAGCAAATCGGTGGCATTGTCTCTGCCATTGACGATATCTCGGACCAAACGAACTTACTGGCACTAAACGCCGCTATCGAGGCCGCGCGGGCGGGCGAGCACGGCCGAGGCTTTGCCGTCGTGGCCGACGCGGTGCGTAGCCTAGCTGAGCAAAGCAGGCAGTCGACTAAGGAGATTACCAAGCTCATCGCCTCTATACAGGGGCAGATAGACGGCGCAGTAACTATCAGCACGCAGGGCGCCGCGGGAGCCAAGAGCGCGCAAGAGGCCCTAGAGAACATCGTGGCGCAGATAAACAATATCGCGCTCATGGTCGAGGGCATCTCCGCAGCGGGTGAAGAACAGGCGGCAGCCGCCAACGAAGTCTCGGCCTCTATGGAAAATCTGGGCGCCATCACCGAAGAAGTCGCCGCCTCTTCCCAAGAGAGCGCCACCGCAGGGCAGCAACTAGGCGAGCTCGCCAAGTCACTTTACACCGCAGCGAGCAAGTTCCGCACCTAA
- the rpsP gene encoding 30S ribosomal protein S16, with amino-acid sequence MATKIRLKRMGAKKAPFYRLVVADSRAPRDGRFVEEIGYYNPTQNPPAVKVDHERATYWLGQGVQMSDTVRSIFNKAGLLEKS; translated from the coding sequence ATGGCAACAAAGATAAGATTAAAGAGAATGGGTGCCAAGAAAGCGCCTTTCTACCGTTTAGTCGTGGCTGATTCCCGCGCTCCCAGAGATGGTCGTTTCGTCGAAGAAATAGGCTACTACAACCCCACGCAGAATCCTCCCGCAGTGAAAGTAGACCATGAGAGGGCTACTTACTGGCTAGGGCAGGGCGTACAAATGTCTGACACGGTGCGCAGCATTTTCAACAAAGCAGGCCTGCTAGAGAAGTCCTAG
- the trmD gene encoding tRNA (guanosine(37)-N1)-methyltransferase TrmD — protein sequence MRVDVLTLFPEMFAPVTAASILKHAIAKGVLQVCLTDVRNFAFSKHRVVDDTPFGGGAGMVMKVEPVVLAVEDVLKQGGDIEPTRRRVIMMSPAGHTFNQAKAVELSGYSQLVLICGHYEGIDQRVVDLVVDEEISIGDYVLTGGELPAMVLVDCVARLLPGVLGSELSAAEETFSADGYLEYPHYTRPREFRGLAVPEVLLSGDHARIAKWRRGQSIKRTMCRRPELFTRGLTKHDQQCLGTVTSADGKEGY from the coding sequence GTGAGAGTAGATGTACTAACGCTCTTCCCAGAAATGTTCGCGCCGGTAACAGCGGCGAGTATCCTCAAGCATGCCATAGCCAAGGGTGTTCTGCAGGTCTGCCTGACCGATGTGCGCAACTTCGCCTTTTCTAAGCATCGCGTTGTCGACGACACCCCTTTCGGCGGAGGAGCAGGCATGGTCATGAAAGTGGAACCCGTTGTTCTCGCCGTCGAGGATGTGCTAAAGCAGGGCGGTGACATCGAGCCGACGCGCCGCAGGGTGATTATGATGAGCCCCGCAGGGCACACTTTCAATCAAGCTAAGGCTGTCGAGCTGTCGGGGTATAGCCAGCTGGTCCTTATTTGCGGGCATTACGAAGGGATCGACCAGCGTGTGGTCGACCTTGTGGTTGACGAAGAGATATCTATTGGTGACTATGTTTTGACGGGCGGCGAATTGCCGGCTATGGTGCTAGTAGACTGCGTGGCGCGTCTTTTGCCGGGGGTGCTCGGTAGTGAGCTTTCTGCGGCGGAGGAGACTTTTTCGGCAGATGGCTATCTTGAATATCCCCACTACACGCGGCCGCGCGAGTTTCGCGGTTTAGCTGTTCCCGAGGTGCTTTTGTCAGGAGACCATGCCCGCATTGCCAAGTGGCGCCGTGGGCAATCTATCAAGCGAACGATGTGCAGGCGTCCCGAGCTTTTCACTCGGGGTTTGACTAAGCATGATCAACAATGTTTAGGTACCGTCACCAGTGCAGACGGAAAGGAGGGCTATTAA
- a CDS encoding HI0074 family nucleotidyltransferase substrate-binding subunit: MERVEERLNQAVKAVAALSEVVVIDQASAIWRDSAIKRFELAFEATWKAAKLVLLVREGIEVSSPKGVIRSCREVGCLSDALATEALLMADDRNLAVHTYNEELAEQIYGRLKSHLTVLRAWVASLSVGDNEKQTGG; this comes from the coding sequence ATGGAGCGAGTAGAAGAACGCCTTAACCAGGCCGTGAAGGCTGTAGCGGCTTTGTCTGAGGTAGTGGTCATTGACCAGGCTAGCGCTATCTGGCGCGACTCCGCGATTAAGCGCTTTGAGCTCGCCTTTGAAGCCACGTGGAAGGCCGCCAAGTTGGTCTTGCTCGTGCGTGAAGGCATCGAGGTCAGTAGCCCAAAAGGCGTGATCCGGTCATGTCGCGAAGTAGGCTGCCTCAGTGACGCACTTGCGACTGAGGCCCTCCTCATGGCTGACGACCGTAATTTAGCTGTTCACACCTATAACGAGGAACTCGCAGAGCAAATTTATGGCAGACTAAAGAGCCATCTCACCGTGCTGCGTGCTTGGGTGGCTTCATTATCTGTAGGGGATAACGAGAAGCAGACTGGAGGGTAG
- a CDS encoding toxin HicA has protein sequence MSQWEKLLSRICSMPRDVRFSEVKKVLEGYGYIGRRPGSGSSHWTFRKQGSAPITVPVDEPINLAYVKLVKAMIEREVPSSEES, from the coding sequence GTGTCGCAGTGGGAGAAATTATTGTCGCGCATATGTTCCATGCCGCGAGACGTTCGCTTCTCTGAGGTCAAGAAGGTGCTTGAAGGTTACGGCTACATTGGTCGTAGGCCAGGCAGTGGCAGTAGCCACTGGACATTCCGTAAGCAGGGTAGTGCACCTATCACCGTGCCAGTAGATGAGCCCATCAATTTGGCATACGTTAAACTAGTGAAAGCCATGATTGAAAGGGAGGTGCCCTCGAGTGAAGAATCTTGA
- a CDS encoding YlxM family DNA-binding protein, whose product MEHFVRANLLLDFYGQLLTARQVLACRLYYEENFSLAEIADELAISRQGVHDTVRRAERQLELYESKLSLVARFLEQQQELRRLKELVLSGHTDEALSLIEKLTY is encoded by the coding sequence ATGGAACATTTCGTACGTGCCAACCTCTTGTTGGACTTTTACGGCCAATTGCTTACCGCGCGTCAGGTTTTGGCGTGCCGCTTGTACTACGAGGAGAACTTCTCCTTGGCAGAAATTGCCGATGAGCTCGCCATCTCTCGCCAAGGCGTGCATGACACCGTGCGCCGCGCTGAGAGACAGCTCGAGCTTTACGAGAGCAAGCTCTCGCTGGTGGCACGTTTTCTTGAACAGCAGCAAGAGTTAAGGCGTTTAAAGGAGCTTGTTCTAAGCGGTCATACAGATGAAGCGCTTTCACTTATAGAAAAACTTACTTACTAG
- a CDS encoding M20/M25/M40 family metallo-hydrolase — translation MVKDHIDMLAKVIGPRGSATQGEKKAADYVAAKLSEWGYEVQVQPFRALTTFGWLYIVFYLWPLVAWLLGWWWFGALGAVLFFLELNTVATLSRLLPTGQSQNIIAKHREGSGQQVVLVAHLDSSKAGLNFSPQMVPHFRTSFLAMVAAMASAPVLLALGLALGGFWHFAALIPCLYLLTICGTLLHRELWNNYTRGANDNASGVAAVLAVAEKVKAKLPEGVALTILLTGCEESGTYGMVRFLEQQGGEYRQAWFVNLDNIGAGTLHYMSGEGMFPTFRSTPEILMACQAVAKARPDLDVRQGVYNLLSTDALPALQRGYKAISLLALDENGLLPNWHWPTDTVDNIDEKTVTTAVEFCLELLEQIYRRHHRGE, via the coding sequence ATGGTTAAGGATCACATAGACATGCTAGCTAAAGTTATCGGCCCGCGCGGCTCTGCCACCCAAGGCGAGAAAAAAGCGGCCGATTACGTCGCTGCGAAGCTTTCCGAGTGGGGTTACGAGGTACAAGTGCAGCCATTCCGTGCCCTTACTACTTTTGGTTGGCTCTATATCGTCTTTTATCTCTGGCCCCTAGTAGCGTGGCTTCTCGGTTGGTGGTGGTTTGGCGCTCTTGGCGCTGTGTTGTTCTTTCTCGAGCTAAACACGGTGGCGACCCTGAGCAGGTTACTGCCCACCGGGCAAAGCCAGAATATTATAGCCAAGCACCGCGAGGGCAGTGGGCAGCAAGTAGTCTTGGTCGCCCATCTTGACAGCAGCAAGGCAGGGCTTAATTTTAGTCCACAAATGGTGCCGCACTTTCGCACCTCTTTTTTGGCCATGGTAGCTGCTATGGCCTCTGCCCCGGTCTTACTCGCCCTAGGCCTTGCACTAGGGGGTTTCTGGCATTTCGCCGCCTTAATCCCCTGTCTGTACCTGCTGACTATTTGTGGCACCCTGCTGCACCGCGAACTATGGAACAACTACACCAGAGGTGCTAATGACAATGCCTCGGGGGTGGCTGCCGTGCTGGCCGTGGCCGAGAAAGTAAAAGCAAAACTGCCCGAGGGCGTTGCTTTAACTATTTTGCTCACCGGCTGCGAAGAGTCGGGCACCTATGGCATGGTGCGCTTTCTCGAACAACAGGGTGGGGAATACCGTCAGGCCTGGTTTGTTAACTTAGACAATATCGGCGCGGGCACCTTGCACTACATGTCAGGTGAGGGCATGTTTCCTACTTTTCGCTCCACGCCCGAAATTTTAATGGCCTGCCAAGCTGTAGCCAAGGCTAGACCCGACCTCGATGTCCGCCAAGGCGTCTACAACTTGCTCTCTACCGATGCCTTGCCCGCGCTACAGAGGGGCTACAAAGCCATCAGCCTACTAGCCCTAGACGAAAACGGGCTCCTGCCTAACTGGCATTGGCCGACCGATACAGTAGACAATATAGACGAAAAGACCGTAACCACTGCCGTCGAGTTCTGCCTGGAACTCCTAGAGCAGATTTACCGCCGGCACCATAGGGGGGAGTAA
- a CDS encoding nucleotidyltransferase domain-containing protein, whose protein sequence is MISKCLSSGAEGGRAELLSGVKAVVLSFLQGTSAKVYLFGSFAKSEERHSSDIDLAVDHAGQVSPHMFATLRELLHESSIPYQVDVVDLYHVAESFRTKVRQEGILWSE, encoded by the coding sequence ATGATTAGCAAGTGTTTGTCGAGTGGGGCAGAGGGAGGACGTGCGGAACTCTTGTCTGGGGTTAAGGCCGTGGTCTTGTCCTTCCTACAAGGGACGTCCGCTAAAGTTTATTTGTTTGGTTCCTTTGCCAAGAGCGAAGAAAGGCACAGCTCGGACATTGACCTTGCCGTCGACCATGCAGGGCAAGTCTCCCCACACATGTTTGCCACGCTGCGCGAGTTACTGCACGAGTCGTCCATACCTTACCAAGTAGATGTTGTAGACCTCTATCATGTGGCAGAGTCTTTCAGGACCAAAGTCAGGCAGGAGGGAATCCTATGGAGCGAGTAG
- the lepB gene encoding signal peptidase I, translated as MTSSWRRELFEWGKAFALAVILALIIRMFLVEVYVVDGHSMQPTLLDQERVLVNKLTYRLGGPRPSDVIVFRYPQEPWRDFIKRVVAVGGQTVEVRDGQVFVDGAALPEPYLKAPTHGVFGPEVVPEGTVFVLGDNRNFSLDSRDATVGFVPLANVKGKAMAVFWPLPALRLVRH; from the coding sequence ATGACAAGCTCGTGGCGTAGAGAATTATTTGAGTGGGGCAAGGCTTTTGCTCTGGCAGTTATACTGGCACTTATTATCCGCATGTTCTTGGTTGAAGTCTATGTCGTAGATGGTCACTCCATGCAGCCCACCCTCCTTGATCAGGAGCGTGTGCTGGTGAACAAACTTACCTACCGTCTCGGCGGGCCAAGGCCCTCTGATGTCATAGTGTTCCGCTACCCACAGGAACCTTGGCGTGACTTTATTAAACGTGTGGTCGCGGTCGGTGGGCAGACGGTAGAGGTGCGCGACGGACAAGTATTTGTCGATGGCGCGGCGCTGCCAGAACCCTATCTTAAGGCGCCCACGCATGGGGTCTTTGGGCCGGAGGTAGTACCCGAGGGTACAGTCTTTGTGCTGGGGGACAACCGCAACTTCAGTCTTGATTCGCGTGATGCAACGGTCGGTTTTGTGCCCCTCGCCAACGTCAAAGGAAAGGCCATGGCCGTTTTTTGGCCCCTGCCGGCGCTTCGTTTGGTACGGCACTAG
- a CDS encoding ribonuclease HII, with the protein MPSDPASRHRCQEEQHKALLLYERELWAQGYQRVLGMDEVGRGSLAGPVMVAGVILPRDARLIGVNDSKLLTAKQRSTCAAEIRAVAVDLAVAERDQRFIDQYGIVAAVESCQHEIIARLCPDYLLLDAFALPNVQVPQQALVKGDQKSLSIAAASIIAKVTRDAYMVEMDREYPLYGMASHKGYGTAKHRAALEQHGASALHRHSFLRFLEG; encoded by the coding sequence ATGCCTAGCGACCCCGCCTCGCGCCACAGATGCCAAGAAGAGCAACACAAAGCTCTCCTTTTGTATGAAAGGGAGCTTTGGGCTCAGGGCTACCAGCGTGTACTCGGTATGGACGAAGTCGGGCGTGGTTCCCTGGCCGGCCCCGTTATGGTGGCCGGCGTTATCTTACCCCGAGATGCCAGGCTTATCGGCGTAAATGACTCTAAGCTCCTTACGGCGAAACAGCGTAGTACCTGTGCTGCCGAAATCCGCGCTGTCGCAGTCGACCTAGCTGTAGCAGAGAGAGACCAGCGCTTTATTGACCAATATGGCATAGTAGCCGCAGTAGAGAGTTGTCAGCATGAAATTATCGCGCGGCTTTGTCCTGACTACCTCCTGCTTGACGCCTTTGCCTTGCCTAACGTGCAAGTGCCGCAGCAAGCCTTAGTCAAGGGTGATCAAAAATCTCTCTCTATCGCCGCGGCGAGCATCATCGCCAAAGTAACGCGCGACGCCTACATGGTCGAGATGGACAGAGAGTATCCTCTCTACGGCATGGCCTCGCACAAAGGCTATGGCACAGCAAAACACCGCGCCGCACTAGAGCAGCACGGGGCGAGCGCGCTCCATCGCCATTCTTTTCTAAGGTTTCTCGAGGGCTAA
- the ylqF gene encoding ribosome biogenesis GTPase YlqF, translated as MTIHWFPGHMAKARRLLEENLGLVDAVIELRDARMPLASANPLLSAIMGDKVRLIALTKPDLAAEVATERFVAYFAHLGTPAIKVNARDGRGTKELLKEVKAKVTPKLPRDKAGGQALRGVRVMVAGIPNVGKSSLINSLSGRAAARTGALPGLTQAKQWINLPDGTQVLDTPGLLWPRLDDPAVAFKLAVTGAISSAGFDVLDLAGSLAAFAVEMYPEAFKRHFRLEGTMPSAGHELLELLGRKRGCLIGGGKVDLNRIADILLREFREGKIGRFTLDQVPDHA; from the coding sequence ATGACAATTCACTGGTTTCCCGGCCACATGGCCAAGGCGCGACGCCTGCTCGAAGAGAACCTAGGCCTAGTCGATGCCGTCATTGAGCTTCGGGATGCGCGTATGCCACTCGCCAGTGCTAACCCTCTGCTTTCCGCCATCATGGGCGACAAAGTGCGCCTTATCGCCCTCACTAAGCCCGACCTGGCGGCAGAGGTGGCCACAGAGCGTTTTGTGGCCTACTTTGCACACTTGGGGACACCCGCTATTAAGGTAAATGCCCGCGATGGCCGTGGCACAAAAGAGCTCTTAAAAGAGGTCAAAGCAAAAGTCACCCCTAAACTTCCGCGCGACAAGGCGGGGGGGCAGGCCTTGCGCGGGGTTCGTGTCATGGTGGCGGGCATACCCAATGTGGGTAAGTCCAGCCTTATTAACAGCCTAAGTGGTAGAGCGGCGGCACGTACCGGGGCCTTGCCGGGGCTGACGCAAGCTAAGCAGTGGATCAACCTGCCGGATGGTACGCAGGTGCTCGACACCCCAGGCCTACTCTGGCCCCGTCTTGATGACCCGGCCGTGGCCTTCAAGTTAGCCGTAACCGGCGCTATCAGTTCGGCAGGCTTCGATGTGCTCGACTTAGCTGGCAGCCTAGCCGCTTTCGCGGTAGAAATGTACCCCGAGGCCTTTAAGCGGCACTTCCGATTAGAAGGTACTATGCCCTCTGCCGGGCATGAACTGCTCGAACTCCTAGGGCGTAAGCGAGGATGCCTAATCGGCGGAGGTAAAGTAGACCTTAACCGCATCGCCGATATTTTACTGCGCGAATTCCGCGAAGGCAAAATCGGGCGCTTCACTCTCGACCAAGTACCCGACCATGCCTAG
- a CDS encoding type II toxin-antitoxin system HicB family antitoxin, which produces MKNLDYYMRQNYRVQVVRDEAEGGYVLSIPELQGCLTCAFDVGVGMSMLEDAKREWIQAALEDGYEVPKADTNDSYSGQFKLRIPRSLHKELAERSKHEGVSMNQYCLYLLSNHGRVARVRRKLSSLSRTERGS; this is translated from the coding sequence GTGAAGAATCTTGATTACTACATGCGTCAAAACTACAGGGTACAGGTTGTCAGGGATGAAGCGGAGGGAGGGTATGTACTCTCTATCCCAGAACTGCAGGGATGTTTAACTTGTGCGTTTGATGTGGGTGTTGGTATGAGCATGCTTGAGGACGCAAAGAGAGAATGGATTCAAGCGGCCTTGGAAGACGGCTATGAAGTGCCCAAGGCGGACACCAACGATAGCTACTCAGGACAGTTTAAGCTTAGGATACCAAGATCGCTACACAAAGAACTGGCAGAGCGGTCTAAGCATGAAGGGGTCAGCATGAATCAGTATTGCTTATACCTATTATCAAATCATGGGCGAGTGGCTAGGGTGCGTCGGAAATTGTCATCTCTTTCTCGGACGGAGAGGGGCTCATAG
- the rplS gene encoding 50S ribosomal protein L19, with product MEIIKGLEMMQLRQDLPSFRAGDTVKVHVKVVEGGKERIQIFEGMVISRHGGSVRETFTVRRISYGVGVERIFPVHSPRIERIEVMRRGRVRRAKLYYLRHLTGKAARIRDLRK from the coding sequence ATGGAAATTATTAAAGGCTTAGAAATGATGCAGTTGCGTCAAGACTTGCCAAGTTTTAGAGCAGGGGACACCGTTAAGGTTCACGTTAAAGTTGTCGAAGGCGGCAAAGAACGTATTCAGATCTTCGAAGGTATGGTTATTTCTCGCCACGGCGGGAGCGTGCGTGAGACATTCACCGTGCGCCGCATTTCTTACGGCGTGGGTGTAGAAAGAATCTTCCCCGTGCATTCTCCACGCATTGAGCGGATCGAAGTAATGCGCCGTGGGCGTGTACGCCGCGCTAAGTTGTACTATCTCAGACACCTCACCGGTAAAGCTGCCCGTATTCGCGACTTACGCAAGTAA
- the ffh gene encoding signal recognition particle protein, whose product MPLFAGLGDKLQAALKKLRGKGKLTEKDIAEALREVRMALLEADVSLAVVKDFVAAIKGRAIGAEVLESLTPGQHIVKIVHDELISLLGGTSNRLSMAPKPPTVIMLVGLQGAGKTTQAGKLALLLRKQGRFPLLVACDVYRPAAILQLETLGKQLDIPVFSVAGETNVADIARQGKEYAMRQGRDLVIIDTAGRLHIDERLMQELKDVHRVVSPHEVLLVVDGMTGQDAVNVATTFNNALGIDGIIMTKLDGDTRGGAALSVKAVTGKPIKFIGVGEKLDALEVFHPDRMASRILGMGDVLSLIEKAEQAFDQKKAEELERKMRTQGFTLEDYLEQMQQVKKMGSLEQLMGMIPGFSAAKQVKDLELGEKKLQSIEAIICSMTIKERRKPDIIDGSRRRRIAMGSGTSVQEVNRMLKEFDQARKLVKSLTEKGKRGGKMKFPFM is encoded by the coding sequence GTGCCATTGTTTGCAGGGCTCGGTGACAAACTTCAAGCCGCCCTTAAGAAGTTGCGCGGCAAAGGAAAGCTGACCGAAAAAGATATTGCCGAGGCCTTGCGCGAAGTACGCATGGCTTTGCTGGAGGCCGACGTGAGCCTCGCCGTAGTCAAGGACTTTGTAGCGGCTATTAAAGGCAGAGCTATCGGGGCAGAAGTGCTCGAAAGCCTCACCCCTGGCCAGCACATCGTCAAGATCGTGCATGATGAGCTTATCTCCTTGCTCGGAGGCACCTCAAATCGGCTCAGTATGGCGCCTAAGCCGCCTACCGTGATCATGCTTGTGGGCTTGCAGGGTGCCGGCAAGACGACCCAGGCGGGCAAGCTCGCCTTACTACTGCGCAAGCAAGGGCGTTTTCCACTGCTGGTAGCCTGCGACGTCTATCGACCGGCGGCCATATTGCAGCTAGAGACTCTGGGCAAGCAGCTAGATATCCCCGTTTTTTCAGTGGCGGGGGAAACGAATGTGGCTGATATCGCGCGCCAAGGCAAAGAATATGCTATGAGGCAAGGGCGCGACTTGGTAATTATAGATACGGCAGGTCGCCTGCATATCGACGAAAGACTTATGCAAGAACTTAAAGATGTGCACCGGGTAGTTTCGCCCCACGAAGTGCTACTGGTCGTCGATGGCATGACTGGGCAAGACGCCGTCAATGTAGCTACGACATTTAACAACGCTCTCGGTATCGACGGCATCATTATGACCAAGCTAGATGGTGACACGCGCGGCGGTGCTGCTCTTTCGGTCAAGGCCGTCACCGGCAAGCCGATTAAGTTTATTGGGGTGGGTGAGAAGCTCGATGCGCTCGAGGTCTTCCACCCGGACCGCATGGCCTCGCGCATACTCGGCATGGGTGACGTGCTGTCCCTAATTGAAAAGGCGGAGCAAGCCTTCGACCAAAAGAAGGCCGAAGAGCTAGAGCGCAAGATGCGTACCCAGGGCTTTACTCTCGAAGACTACCTCGAGCAGATGCAGCAAGTGAAGAAGATGGGCTCGCTAGAACAGCTTATGGGTATGATTCCGGGCTTTTCGGCGGCTAAGCAGGTCAAAGATTTAGAGCTAGGCGAGAAGAAGCTCCAAAGCATCGAAGCCATCATTTGTTCCATGACCATCAAGGAACGCCGCAAGCCAGATATTATCGACGGTAGCAGGCGGAGGCGCATCGCCATGGGCAGTGGCACCTCAGTGCAAGAAGTCAATCGCATGCTCAAAGAGTTCGACCAAGCCCGCAAGCTAGTCAAGAGCCTTACCGAAAAGGGCAAGCGCGGCGGTAAAATGAAGTTTCCCTTTATGTAA